Within the Trichoderma breve strain T069 chromosome 3, whole genome shotgun sequence genome, the region TGGTCTTGTCTCTGGAGCCAGAAATGATTTTATACCTGGGGCGAGGTCAGTAAACATGTCAAACCAAGACAACGTAAGAGGGAGAAAGGAGTAAGGGATGCAGTGTGAGCGGAACATACTCATCAAATTGTAGACAGTAGATGCTGTCCATGTGTCCGTTAAGGTACATGGGGCGAGCCTTGCCCTCCTTCCACTTCTGAGCCAGCTCAAGTTTGGCACGGTAGATCTGCTTCCAATCGTTGGTGGGAACAACTTCGGGAATGCCCAAGCCAGCGCCAGGCTTGACGGGCTCACTGGTAGCATAAGTGGTGGTCATCTCCCGTAGGCAAGATTCTCTCCAGATATGTTGGTTGCGGACCACCTCATTCCAGTGTCTAGAGACGACACTCGCTTTAGCCAGAGCGGCGGCGTCAAGGCAAGCCAAGACATGGATGGCGAGTTCGGATGGCAGCTGCTTGATAAAGTCGACCCTGCTAATGTTGCTATCCTGAGCAAGGATGGATCCGTCATCGCTGAGACCCGACTCAATAAAGGGCTGggtgacgacgatgccgatTCCGCTCTCGCGATCGTTGCTATCCTCGCTCGACGACTGCAGCCACTGGGTGTGCATAGCTTGTCTGGTATAGTATTCGTTCTGCAGCGCTACTGAGGCCTTTGCGGCAGCGCCGGTATTCATGGGAATATACGGAGGCTCGTCTCCCATTGCGGGAATAGGCATGTGAGggttttgctgctgctcgtagAGGCCATCATCGGTAACATTGAAACCGTAGAAAGACCTCGACCGGCGAAAGGGCGCGGCGTGGCGAAGACGGTTCCACGTGTGGTGGGCGCTCGTCGGTCTGGCATGGGAGACAGGCTGGTTGTTGAATTCAGAGGGCTCGGCTGTGATGGATGGCCGACGATGAACATGAACCATGCCTTTGAGGGATAAGGAGGCCCGACGAATCACGCCCTTGATGGTGCCGGCGGTGCTCTGAGCACGAACACGGCGCTTTCGAGAAGGAAGTTCGTGCGTGTCTTCCGAATCGTCGATGGCGACTTCGTGAGTCTGGCGCGGCGGGTGCGGATCGTCGTGGGAAAAGACGGCATGTTTGTGGTTTCGGAGGAGATTGGAGAGGCTCATGCTACGCATGCGCTGGTCATGGGATTGGTGGGATGAGGGAGCACCGGTGGCCCGATTGCCAGCAGATGCCCCCATGGTGTAGGACTGGAACTGGTCCGCCATTGCGTCTGTTTGAGAAGAATCTTGGCTTGAAAGACGTCTTTGTGGTAGTGCAGACAAATCGTACCACTCTTCGAACGCAGCGACTGTTGGCCGTAAACGTTCGGACTCGTGATGGAAATATTGACTCGGATCGAGAAAATGAATGGCGAATGAGAGGTTGCAGAAAGGAATTTGTCGAACACGAAAAGGCTCGTCAAATGATTGCTGATCAACGGGGTCGAAGTGGAAGAGCCTCGGTGGAGTTTCGTCTTGCTCGTCGGCAAAGGAAGGACGACTGACTAGTCTCGAGATGGAGTGCTGAAACACCAGCGGATCCAACAAACGCGAGCAACGAATAGACGGCAAAACAAATAGAGAAAGATGACACAATGCCTCCAAGGAGCGGGAATGGAAATATCGACAAGCAAGAGTGGTTGTGAGAGTTGGAAACTCGGGCTGGAAATTGGAATGCAGAAAGATTCAGGGCAAGGCGGTCTTGCTGGTGATGGGCGCCACGCGGCGGCTGACAATGCCTCGTGCGTGTGTCCGGAGGGTCCCGTTTCGATTTTAGCGGGAATGAAATGAAACACGACGGCTAGGAGGCCACGCAGGATCCTGCTGAGCAGTCGAAGAGGCGgcgaggagatggaaatgaggacgaggagaaaaggagagtGGTTGAGAGGAAGCGAAGAAACAGTGTTGCGATAGGACGTAAAGTAGCAggaccaaaaaaaaacaaggggACCGATAGCGGTATCTACTCTGGTTGTCACTAATACGGGCATATTACTGGGCTGTGTTAGTGCATGTACGGCGCAGCCCGCACAGACTTGGAGGGATGGACAGATTGCCCACCATTTGCCGGAGACCCTGtaaggaagaaaaaaattctgGCGGCGTTGAGGCTTGCCCCTGGGGGAGGGATGCCACGACATGGCGTGTataggtacaggtacctgaTGCTTCATGTTCACTGAATGGCATCGAAGCCACAGCCACTGGTCAATCAATCATCGAGAACAAGTGTAGGTATCCGTAACATCCCTTGAGATCAATGCCCCGGATTTGTTTCCACTGACCCTTACTAGCACTAGACTATCTCAAACTACGGAGCAGAGTGGAGAGAAGCATCTGGACTCTGGGGATGCCCCTGATGACCTGTGCATGCTGGTCATGGTCATGCCGCGCCGTCTTCACCTTTGGTGAGCAcagtaataataatagcaccacacatcatcacatctcagTTGTCACCAGGTGAATCAAGTCATTTGCCGGCATCCGTCGCAAAGAGCCCATGTTTCAGTTCTAAAGGACATTACGTCGACAACTTCGAAAATGACTGAGCTAAAAGCGCGAGCACACGCGGAGGCGTAAAACTTTTCTGTCTCGCAGTATCAATGGCGAAAAAAAcacaagtacaagtacaagccactagcagcggcagcgatCAGGTCTTCGCAGCACTTGTGCTTTTTAGGTGCGATCTGAAGCGGAGTGTCCGTAAATTACGGGTCGCTACCTAGTCAgctcttttttgttccttttttctgtttgctGGCAAGCCATTGGATTCTCGTCCTTCTGCCGCGGGTCTTCCGGGCATCGCtttgtcttggctgctgcagctgggaTTGGACAGCTGTGATGATCTCCGTGGAGACTGTGCGCTTCTACTTCAGATTTTGCTAGCTTCTCGAAGCACCATTCGCCACAGAGCGAGCAGAAAGAGATGGCCGCCGTCGGTTTGTACCTTGCGGTGAGGTGTGTGCCTGCCAAGACCGCGGGTGGACAAAAGACAACTGGCCATGACCCAACAGGCATGTCTCAATAGTGCATGCAGGATGGGTGACAAGAAagatgagacgagacgatAAAGATAGTCGTATTATGGAAGATGCTTTTTTATGGATGTTTCAATGGATTCCTACTACGCTTACAATAATGGTCTGCTCGGCATTGGGTAATAAATTCGTGAGACTCAAGTATCACAACCCTCATCTAACCAGGCGGCTGGAAGATGAATAAGAGACAACTGAGAGACACTGCCCCTGGACGAGACAAGGCAATGATCGTCGTCCCATCCCTGGCGAACCTAACAAAGAtacaaagaaaagatgatTCAGCCACGTTTTTCTCGGCAGTGGAGTTGGGACGACGTGCATCTGCTTCAGGATGACAGCCAACGTACAGCAGCGCGAGGTCACCGCAACGGCTTACTTACATATGCTCAAAGACCATTAGTAGCCAATCGCAGCGCAGTTGCGGCAGGCCTGGAACTTGGACAATTCACACGTCCGCCTGCTTTGGCTCTGCATTGACCTTGACCGAAACATCTTTTTCACGATACGGCATCATGGCGCCAGCGCAGCTAAGTTTTCGCTTCCCCCTTGCATAccgcctcttctttctcttcctaGAGCCCATTTCCGCTCTAGTCGGAGCCTTTTACACCCATTTCCGCCAGCAGCGCTATCTCGAGCTCCTGGACAGGGCGACGGCACCTGCACAGGTCTCGCTGGGCACTTCGGTGGCCATGTCCCAGCTTGCAAACATgtacttcttcttcgccatcaacGAGGCGCTTGTGCTCCGGTCTACCCGGGATCTGCGCGTGTGGCGGGCTGTTTTGCTGGTGCTCTTGATTGCAGACTTTGGACACTTGTACTCGATGAAAGAATTGGGCCCCGAGATATACTACAATGTCACGGGTTGGAATGCTGGCGATATTGGCAACGTGCCTTGGGTTTACGCGGGGGCGACGCTGAGGTTGTGTTTCCTGGCAGGGGTTGGGCTGTGAGGACGGCCGATGGGACCCGAAAAGAGAGGCTATAGAGGCACATTTTACGAGAAGGCATCAGGTGTTTAAGTAGCTACCAAGAGGAGGACGCAGGCGCCAAGAGGGATTTCAATATCTTGACAACATGAATCAAGCACTAGATTCGGAATCCGGGCCCGAATCGCATCGAGCTTGAAACCACCAGAGCTCTCACGAGGTGAAGAACTCGGCACTCATTCGGCATCGACTGACCCGTTGGTCGTGACGTCTGCTTAAGTCATCAACGGCAATCAGCTTATCGCGAGCTCTCTTTGGTGGAACAATCGGACATTCGCCGGATTATCTCGCGGTATCGGCGACGGAAATGGGCTAGATACGCCTCTTCGCCTCCAAAGGTGGGGGTTTGTGAGGGTCTAGAGGCTCCTCATCCGCAAATATTCAGAGACTATCTCGTCACTGTTTCTGCGCGGAGACGCCTGAGAATGGCGCGGGTAAAGTGAAGCAGTGGCTGCCCCTCatatgatgatggtggggtAGACAAGAGGCAGAACGATGACCCGAGAATTGGGCAATTATAACTGTCAGGATCTCCCCCTCACCAGCTAGTGATTCCTTTGgttgttctctttttttccctgtAATC harbors:
- a CDS encoding WD domain, g-beta repeat domain-containing protein, with amino-acid sequence MADQFQSYTMGASAGNRATGAPSSHQSHDQRMRSMSLSNLLRNHKHAVFSHDDPHPPRQTHEVAIDDSEDTHELPSRKRRVRAQSTAGTIKGVIRRASLSLKGMVHVHRRPSITAEPSEFNNQPVSHARPTSAHHTWNRLRHAAPFRRSRSFYGFNVTDDGLYEQQQNPHMPIPAMGDEPPYIPMNTGAAAKASVALQNEYYTRQAMHTQWLQSSSEDSNDRESGIGIVVTQPFIESGLSDDGSILAQDSNISRVDFIKQLPSELAIHVLACLDAAALAKASVVSRHWNEVVRNQHIWRESCLREMTTTYATSEPVKPGAGLGIPEVVPTNDWKQIYRAKLELAQKWKEGKARPMYLNGHMDSIYCLQFDEYKIISGSRDKTIRIWDMQTLECRLVIGPPEVVNHPMMLEDAEGNPTHYVNFSDSYRASPSMPKVASFDEHHKASILCLQYDEEIMVTGSSDSTCIVYDMRNGYRPIRRLTHHTAAVLDLAFDEKHIVTCSKDISICVWDRATGNLLRQLRGHTGPVNAVQMRGNTIVSCSGDFRVKLWNIDTGRNIREFVGHTKGLACSQFSEDGRYVASAGNDKVIRIWDANTGECVREMRAHENLVRSLHIDSVSGRLVSGSYDTDIKVWDMETGRQLLDFPRWHASWVLSAKSDYRRIVSTGQDPKILIMDFGAEVEGIDMLNSANTGIGGNIF